A genome region from Nocardioides cynanchi includes the following:
- a CDS encoding TIGR03086 family metal-binding protein: MNDVYTATVDLPVAPDEAFALVTDPERLRRWTAVAATVELRAGGAWSWTVTPGHVAAGRVREVEPGRRLVLGWGWDGDDSLPPDASTVTVVIEPVGDGSRVTLTHEGLVGAQLDGHAEGWKHYLERLERLAVEGDAGADEWAWAPEHLDPVVAGYATLAVLQPVLRGLTNEDKPKPTPCSEFSCHQVAVHLMESISALGAMGGATVTMPEDGALESKVSRMADQALRAWHVRGLEGTVTDPTGREVPAAFTPAVLCIELLLHGWDLAQGSGQILEVSDEVVAYVAELAAPIIPGGRGAAFADEVVAPEDAGAMDRFAAFSGRQPVAA; this comes from the coding sequence ATGAACGACGTCTACACCGCGACCGTCGACCTGCCGGTCGCCCCCGACGAGGCCTTCGCCCTGGTCACCGACCCCGAGCGGCTGCGTCGCTGGACGGCGGTCGCGGCCACCGTCGAGCTGCGGGCCGGCGGTGCCTGGAGCTGGACGGTCACGCCCGGCCACGTCGCCGCGGGCCGGGTCCGCGAGGTCGAGCCCGGGCGCCGGCTGGTGCTCGGCTGGGGCTGGGACGGCGACGACTCGCTGCCGCCCGATGCCTCCACGGTGACCGTCGTGATCGAGCCCGTCGGTGACGGCAGCCGGGTCACCCTGACCCACGAGGGCCTCGTGGGCGCCCAGCTCGACGGCCATGCCGAGGGCTGGAAGCACTACCTCGAGCGGCTCGAGCGGCTTGCGGTCGAGGGCGACGCCGGCGCCGACGAGTGGGCCTGGGCGCCGGAGCACCTCGACCCGGTCGTGGCCGGCTACGCGACGCTGGCCGTCCTCCAGCCGGTGCTGCGCGGCCTGACCAACGAGGACAAGCCGAAGCCCACGCCGTGCAGCGAGTTCAGCTGCCACCAGGTGGCGGTGCACCTGATGGAGTCCATCTCGGCCCTGGGCGCGATGGGAGGTGCCACGGTGACCATGCCCGAGGACGGGGCGCTGGAGAGCAAGGTCTCCCGGATGGCCGACCAGGCCCTCCGGGCCTGGCACGTCCGCGGGCTCGAGGGCACGGTCACCGACCCGACCGGCCGCGAGGTCCCGGCGGCGTTCACCCCGGCCGTGCTCTGCATCGAGCTGCTGCTGCACGGGTGGGACCTCGCCCAGGGCAGCGGCCAGATCCTGGAGGTCTCCGACGAGGTGGTGGCGTACGTCGCGGAGCTCGCCGCGCCGATCATCCCGGGTGGGCGGGGCGCAGCCTTCGCCGACGAGGTCGTGGCGCCGGAGGACGCCGGTGCGATGGACCGCTTCGCGGCCTTCTCGGGACGGCAGCCGGTCGCGGCCTGA
- a CDS encoding ArsR/SmtB family transcription factor → MTDALAAAAEPTRRRILQLLARGPQYAGQIAGHFDVTRSAVSQHLGVLAEAGLVVGERQGRQRLYRIDPSGIARLQAEISSFWTAELDELVRDAHHLSRREHHPSTATEETP, encoded by the coding sequence ATGACCGACGCGTTGGCAGCGGCGGCGGAACCCACCCGACGCCGCATCCTCCAGCTGCTCGCGCGCGGCCCTCAGTACGCCGGCCAGATCGCGGGGCACTTCGACGTCACCCGATCGGCCGTCAGCCAGCACCTCGGGGTGCTCGCCGAGGCCGGGCTGGTCGTGGGCGAGCGGCAGGGGCGGCAGCGCCTCTACCGGATCGACCCGAGCGGGATCGCCCGGCTCCAGGCCGAGATCTCGTCCTTCTGGACCGCCGAGCTCGACGAGCTCGTCCGCGACGCGCACCACCTGAGCCGCCGCGAGCATCACCCCAGCACCGCTACCGAGGAGACACCATGA
- a CDS encoding cystathionine beta-synthase — protein sequence MEYVESLLDLVGHTPLVRLNRTLDLPEGAAGPLVLAKVEYLNPGGSVKDRIASRMIDAAEASGALQPGGTIVEPTSGNTGVGLAMVAQARGYKCVFVCPDKVSEDKRNVLKAYGAEVVVCPTAVAPEHPDSYYNVSDRLSKVPGAWKPDQYSNPHNPRSHYETTGPEIWEQTEGRITHFVCGMGTGGTISGVGRYLKEQNPAIQVIGADPAGSVYSGGSGRPYLVEGVGEDFWPETYDRSVADRVIEVSDADSFAFTRRLAREEAMLVGGSSGMAAYAARQVAHELAGTPEGEDAVVVVLLPDSGRGYLTKVFNDEWLAQYGFATGADSPDQTVGEVLRAKSGAMPDLVHTHPGETIAEAVAILQEYSVSQMPVVRAEPPIVAAEVAGSVSERTLLEALFTGAAHLTDQVEDHMSPPLPTIGSTESARDAVALLEDADAVLVHEDGKPVGVLTRHDLLTFLAGA from the coding sequence ATGGAGTACGTGGAGTCGCTGCTGGACCTGGTCGGCCACACCCCGCTGGTGCGGCTGAACCGCACCCTCGACCTGCCGGAGGGTGCGGCCGGCCCGCTGGTGCTGGCCAAGGTGGAGTACCTCAACCCCGGTGGCTCGGTGAAGGACCGGATCGCCTCGCGGATGATCGACGCCGCCGAGGCCTCCGGCGCCCTCCAGCCCGGCGGCACGATCGTCGAGCCGACCTCCGGCAACACCGGGGTCGGGCTGGCGATGGTCGCCCAGGCGCGCGGCTACAAGTGCGTCTTCGTGTGCCCCGACAAGGTCAGCGAGGACAAGCGCAACGTGCTCAAGGCGTACGGCGCCGAGGTGGTGGTCTGCCCGACCGCGGTCGCCCCGGAGCACCCCGACTCCTACTACAACGTGAGCGACCGGCTGTCGAAGGTGCCGGGTGCCTGGAAGCCCGACCAGTACTCCAACCCCCACAACCCCCGCTCCCACTACGAGACGACCGGCCCGGAGATCTGGGAGCAGACCGAGGGCCGGATCACGCACTTCGTCTGCGGCATGGGCACCGGCGGCACGATCAGCGGGGTCGGTCGCTACCTGAAGGAGCAGAACCCCGCGATCCAGGTGATCGGTGCCGACCCGGCCGGCTCGGTCTACTCGGGTGGCAGCGGCCGGCCCTACCTCGTCGAGGGCGTCGGCGAGGACTTCTGGCCCGAGACCTACGACCGGTCGGTGGCCGACCGCGTGATCGAGGTCTCCGACGCCGACTCGTTCGCCTTCACCCGTCGCCTGGCCCGTGAGGAGGCGATGCTGGTCGGCGGTTCGTCCGGAATGGCCGCCTACGCCGCCCGTCAGGTGGCGCACGAGCTGGCCGGCACGCCGGAGGGTGAGGACGCCGTGGTCGTCGTACTCCTGCCGGACTCGGGGCGCGGCTACCTGACCAAGGTGTTCAACGACGAGTGGCTGGCGCAGTACGGCTTCGCCACCGGCGCCGACTCACCGGACCAGACGGTCGGCGAGGTGCTGCGCGCCAAGTCCGGGGCGATGCCCGACCTCGTGCACACCCACCCCGGCGAGACCATCGCCGAGGCGGTGGCGATCCTCCAGGAGTACAGCGTCTCCCAGATGCCGGTGGTCCGGGCCGAGCCCCCGATCGTGGCGGCCGAGGTGGCCGGGTCGGTCTCCGAGCGGACCTTGCTCGAGGCGCTCTTCACCGGGGCCGCGCACCTGACCGACCAGGTGGAGGACCACATGTCGCCGCCGCTGCCGACGATCGGCTCCACGGAGTCGGCCCGCGACGCCGTGGCGCTGCTCGAGGACGCCGACGCCGTCCTGGTGCACGAGGACGGCAAGCCGGTCGGCGTCCTGACCCGCCACGACCTCCTCACCTTCCTCGCCGGAGCCTGA
- a CDS encoding SGNH/GDSL hydrolase family protein, with translation MGKAAAARKLAAAAAFGGGGLSVLGAGLYGVLRTEANLARRAIGDAPDVAPPDSTGWYGRGRPGPAIKVALLGDSSAAGYGVDRAVETPGAHLASGIAAGADRRVHLRAFARIGAQSSDLAGQIDRALLTEPDLTIILVGANDVTHQVRPSQSVRHLADGVRRLLEADSKVLVGTCPDLGTVKPIPPPLKQVARSWSRRLAAAQAIATVEAGGVAVSLGSILGPDFAAAPALLFGPDQFHPSAEGYRALAEVLVPSALSALGFGADEPRRRTPGEGTMPVAAAAVAAAETPGTELGDKKGLWVELRRRARLRSVPEAPSAEDSPDDDREVSGA, from the coding sequence ATGGGCAAGGCCGCTGCGGCACGCAAGCTGGCCGCCGCCGCGGCGTTCGGGGGCGGTGGTCTCTCCGTGCTCGGAGCCGGGTTGTACGGCGTGCTGCGCACCGAGGCGAACCTGGCCCGGCGCGCGATCGGCGACGCCCCCGACGTGGCGCCACCGGACTCGACCGGCTGGTACGGCCGGGGCCGCCCCGGCCCCGCGATCAAGGTGGCCCTGCTCGGCGACTCCAGCGCGGCGGGGTACGGCGTGGACCGCGCGGTCGAGACCCCCGGCGCACACCTGGCCAGCGGGATCGCGGCCGGTGCCGACCGGCGGGTGCACCTGCGGGCGTTCGCCCGGATCGGGGCTCAGTCCTCCGACCTCGCCGGCCAGATCGACCGTGCGCTGCTCACCGAGCCGGACCTCACGATCATCCTGGTCGGCGCCAACGACGTGACCCACCAGGTGCGGCCCTCCCAGTCGGTGCGGCACCTGGCCGACGGTGTCCGCCGCCTCCTGGAGGCGGACTCGAAGGTGCTGGTCGGCACCTGCCCCGACCTCGGCACGGTCAAGCCGATCCCCCCGCCGCTGAAGCAGGTGGCGCGCTCGTGGTCGCGGCGGCTCGCGGCCGCCCAGGCGATCGCCACGGTCGAGGCGGGCGGCGTCGCAGTCTCGCTCGGCTCGATCCTCGGGCCCGACTTCGCGGCCGCTCCGGCGCTGCTGTTCGGGCCGGACCAGTTCCACCCGTCGGCGGAGGGCTATCGCGCCCTGGCCGAGGTGCTGGTGCCCAGCGCCCTGAGCGCGCTGGGCTTCGGCGCCGACGAGCCGCGCCGTCGTACCCCCGGCGAGGGCACGATGCCGGTCGCCGCCGCGGCCGTCGCCGCCGCCGAGACGCCGGGCACCGAGCTCGGGGACAAGAAGGGCCTCTGGGTGGAGCTGCGCCGGCGGGCCCGGCTGCGCTCCGTCCCAGAGGCCCCCTCCGCAGAGGACTCTCCCGACGACGACCGCGAGGTCAGCGGCGCATGA
- a CDS encoding class I SAM-dependent methyltransferase has translation MDADSPASLTALATARFRATHQLLEGGSVLRDPLAVRIVGEPEDDLRALDVDRRLRLLVCARSRYAEEVLAAAVPRGLDQLVVLGAGLDTFAYRNPYPGLRVVEIDHPATQAWKLERLSAAGIAVPDTVSHVSTQFEQDDLGEVLAGCVDVSRPVLVWWLGVTPYLTLDAITATLGTLAGLPHCAVVLDHLAQDPRASVFARAWEKQRAARVAAVGEPWITSLSGEELARLGERCGFDGVHLEDEAAVVRRALGRGRGRGPAREPRVTHLALLTKGWWPDGSPG, from the coding sequence GTGGACGCCGACAGCCCAGCCAGCCTGACGGCCCTGGCGACCGCCCGCTTCCGGGCCACCCACCAGCTGCTCGAGGGCGGCAGCGTCCTGCGCGACCCGCTCGCGGTCAGGATCGTCGGCGAGCCCGAGGACGACCTGCGGGCCCTCGACGTCGACCGCCGCCTGCGGCTGCTCGTCTGCGCCCGGTCGCGGTACGCCGAGGAGGTGCTGGCAGCTGCGGTGCCGCGGGGGCTCGACCAGCTGGTGGTGCTGGGCGCCGGCCTGGACACCTTCGCCTACCGCAACCCCTACCCCGGTCTGCGCGTGGTCGAGATCGACCACCCCGCCACCCAGGCCTGGAAGCTGGAGCGGCTGTCGGCGGCCGGCATCGCGGTGCCGGACACGGTGTCCCACGTCTCGACGCAGTTCGAGCAGGACGATCTCGGTGAGGTCCTGGCGGGGTGCGTGGACGTCAGCCGGCCGGTCCTCGTGTGGTGGCTCGGCGTCACGCCGTACCTCACCCTCGACGCGATCACCGCCACCCTGGGCACCTTGGCCGGGCTGCCCCACTGCGCCGTGGTGCTCGACCACCTGGCCCAGGACCCTCGCGCCTCGGTGTTCGCCCGGGCGTGGGAGAAGCAGCGTGCTGCCCGGGTCGCCGCGGTGGGCGAGCCGTGGATCACCTCGCTCTCGGGCGAGGAGCTGGCGCGACTCGGCGAGCGGTGCGGCTTCGACGGCGTCCACCTCGAGGACGAGGCTGCGGTGGTCCGCCGTGCTCTCGGCCGCGGTCGGGGCCGCGGCCCGGCCCGGGAGCCGCGGGTCACCCACCTCGCCCTGCTGACGAAGGGGTGGTGGCCGGACGGCTCGCCGGGCTGA
- a CDS encoding Ppx/GppA phosphatase family protein, whose amino-acid sequence MGEVAAIDCGTNSVKLLIGDLPAVSVRESRMVRLGQGVDATGALADEALARTFAAVDEYAVLIRAHGVSRVRFCATSATRDASNASVFTDGVRERLGVDPEVLSGPEEAALVFAGATRTLRDELEPPVLVVDIGGGSTELVLGEHEPDSGVSMDIGAVRLHERHLHDDPPTSAQIAACLADVDAHLDACPVPLADARTVVGTSGTIKTLAAGLLHLPVYDRDAVDGAHLTTADTLAFVDRLLAMTVAERRALPFMHPGRADVIAAGALIWRRVLEQAQVDRYLVSEADILYGIAWSLVDGP is encoded by the coding sequence ATGGGTGAGGTGGCCGCGATCGACTGCGGGACCAACTCCGTCAAGCTCCTGATCGGCGACCTGCCCGCGGTCTCGGTCCGGGAGTCGCGGATGGTGCGCCTCGGCCAGGGGGTCGATGCCACCGGAGCGCTCGCCGACGAGGCGCTGGCCCGGACGTTCGCCGCGGTCGACGAGTACGCCGTCCTGATCCGCGCCCACGGCGTCTCCCGGGTCCGCTTCTGCGCGACCTCGGCGACCCGCGACGCCAGCAACGCCAGCGTGTTCACCGACGGCGTGCGGGAGCGGCTCGGGGTCGACCCCGAGGTGCTGTCCGGACCCGAGGAGGCCGCGCTGGTCTTCGCCGGCGCCACCCGCACCCTGCGGGACGAGCTCGAGCCGCCGGTGCTGGTCGTCGACATCGGTGGCGGCTCCACCGAGCTGGTGCTCGGCGAGCACGAGCCTGACAGCGGAGTGTCGATGGACATCGGCGCGGTCCGGCTGCACGAGCGGCATCTCCACGACGACCCGCCCACCAGCGCCCAGATCGCCGCCTGCCTGGCCGATGTCGACGCGCACCTCGACGCCTGCCCGGTCCCGCTCGCCGACGCCCGCACCGTGGTCGGCACCTCGGGCACGATCAAGACGCTCGCGGCCGGGCTGCTGCACCTGCCGGTCTACGACCGCGACGCCGTCGACGGCGCCCACCTGACCACGGCCGACACCCTCGCCTTCGTCGACCGGCTGCTGGCGATGACGGTGGCCGAGCGGCGTGCGCTGCCCTTCATGCACCCCGGTCGGGCCGACGTGATCGCGGCCGGCGCGCTGATCTGGAGGCGGGTGCTCGAGCAGGCGCAGGTCGACCGCTACCTGGTCTCGGAGGCCGACATCCTCTACGGCATCGCCTGGTCCCTGGTCGACGGGCCATGA
- a CDS encoding uracil-DNA glycosylase gives MTLLPHPVTGERFASPVPPGTGWPDDPAAPDTPVARTAAGVRRLAATDDLAELEARVSVCSACPRLVRWREDVALVKRASFADQPYWGRPIAGWGAPTSGPGEPRILIVGLAPAANGGNRTGRVFTGDSSGDWLFASLHRVGLATQGTSVHAGDGQRLVSARMIATVRCAPPENKPTVSERDTCAPWLDRELALLAPQLRVVVALGAYGWAGALRGLAGAGYAVPRPKPRFAHAAQVALARDGHEVRLLGCYHPSQHNTFTGRLTPAMLDHVLGAARELAVP, from the coding sequence ATGACCCTGCTCCCGCACCCGGTCACCGGCGAGCGGTTCGCCAGCCCGGTGCCCCCGGGGACCGGCTGGCCCGACGACCCGGCGGCCCCCGACACCCCGGTTGCGCGCACGGCCGCCGGCGTACGACGGCTGGCCGCGACCGACGACCTCGCCGAGCTCGAGGCCCGGGTCAGTGTCTGCTCCGCCTGCCCACGCCTGGTCCGCTGGCGCGAGGACGTCGCCCTGGTCAAGCGGGCGTCGTTCGCCGACCAGCCCTACTGGGGTCGGCCGATCGCCGGCTGGGGCGCGCCGACCAGCGGCCCCGGGGAGCCCCGGATCCTGATTGTCGGGCTCGCCCCCGCGGCCAACGGCGGCAACCGGACCGGACGGGTCTTCACCGGTGACTCGTCGGGGGACTGGCTGTTCGCGAGCCTGCACCGGGTCGGGCTGGCGACCCAGGGGACCAGTGTCCACGCGGGAGACGGTCAGCGGCTGGTCAGCGCCCGGATGATCGCCACGGTGCGCTGCGCGCCGCCGGAGAACAAGCCGACCGTCTCCGAGCGGGACACCTGCGCTCCGTGGCTCGACCGGGAGCTGGCACTGCTGGCGCCGCAGCTGCGCGTCGTGGTCGCCCTCGGTGCGTACGGCTGGGCCGGAGCGCTGCGCGGCCTCGCCGGCGCGGGGTACGCCGTACCCAGGCCGAAGCCGCGGTTCGCCCACGCGGCGCAGGTCGCGCTCGCCCGCGACGGCCACGAGGTGCGGCTGCTCGGCTGCTACCACCCCTCGCAACACAACACGTTCACCGGCCGGCTCACCCCCGCGATGCTGGACCACGTGCTCGGCGCGGCCCGCGAGCTGGCCGTGCCCTGA
- a CDS encoding DUF501 domain-containing protein: MTPRGRSDEPVAAADLAAVEAQLGRPPRGTHAVGHRCPCGLPDTVVTEPRLPDGTPFPTTFYLTCPRAASLIGTLEGSGLMREMEGRLASDDALATSYDAAHRAYLAARAELGDVPEIANVSAGGMPDRVKCLHALAGHALAAGPGVNPLGDEVLDLLGAWWAEGPCVSPAADATPPSVDRSRDHDG; this comes from the coding sequence TTGACCCCCCGCGGCCGATCCGACGAGCCGGTCGCGGCCGCCGACCTGGCCGCGGTCGAGGCCCAGCTGGGCCGCCCCCCGCGGGGCACGCACGCGGTCGGGCACCGCTGCCCGTGCGGGCTGCCCGACACCGTCGTCACCGAGCCGCGGCTGCCGGACGGTACGCCGTTCCCGACGACGTTCTACCTGACCTGCCCGCGCGCGGCCTCCCTGATCGGCACCCTCGAGGGCTCGGGGCTGATGCGTGAGATGGAGGGCAGGCTGGCGTCGGACGACGCCCTCGCCACGTCGTACGACGCCGCCCACCGCGCCTACCTGGCGGCCCGCGCCGAGCTCGGCGACGTCCCCGAGATCGCGAACGTCTCGGCCGGCGGGATGCCCGACCGGGTCAAGTGCCTGCACGCCCTCGCGGGCCACGCGCTGGCCGCCGGACCAGGGGTGAACCCCCTCGGCGACGAGGTGCTCGACCTGCTCGGCGCCTGGTGGGCGGAGGGCCCCTGCGTGTCCCCTGCAGCCGACGCGACCCCGCCGAGCGTCGATCGGAGTCGGGATCACGATGGGTGA
- a CDS encoding AraC family transcriptional regulator, which produces MTDQPSGRGSRAHGQARQSDGGAGPAHEAFTIAQATDPEEAEALLAGVYLPNRLHLAPGETVDLNLTSVRFGTSTVGRLGYGRDVRLSTGEAQQFHFNVPLTGHAVSTSGARESLATVPGQGTAFPPGSPAQIEWSNDCVQMCLMVPRATLESELDQLLPGSATRPLVFESAMDLEASAGGSLDDWLRLVDRELDRPEGLAAHPLAGRNMERMLLDALLLSQPHNYHEQLHAPVRAAPARPIAQAVRILQDRADEPWSISTLALEVHLSVRAVQEGFQRHVGTPPMAYLRQVRLRRVHEELRRADPGSTTVGAVAMRWGFLHMSRFAAAYREAFGQAPSQTLSR; this is translated from the coding sequence ATGACTGATCAGCCCTCGGGCCGCGGCAGTCGCGCACATGGCCAGGCGAGGCAGTCGGACGGCGGCGCCGGCCCAGCACACGAAGCTTTCACCATCGCTCAGGCGACCGACCCCGAAGAGGCGGAGGCCCTACTGGCGGGCGTCTACCTACCGAACCGGCTCCACCTCGCCCCGGGCGAGACGGTCGACCTGAACCTGACATCGGTCAGGTTCGGCACCTCGACCGTCGGCCGGCTCGGGTATGGGCGGGACGTCCGCTTGTCGACCGGTGAGGCGCAACAGTTCCACTTCAACGTCCCGTTGACCGGGCACGCCGTATCGACCTCTGGGGCGAGGGAGTCACTCGCCACGGTGCCTGGCCAAGGAACGGCCTTCCCCCCGGGCAGCCCGGCCCAGATCGAGTGGAGCAACGACTGCGTGCAGATGTGTCTGATGGTCCCCCGGGCCACGTTGGAGTCCGAGCTCGACCAGCTGCTCCCCGGATCGGCGACACGTCCGCTGGTGTTCGAGTCCGCGATGGACTTGGAGGCGTCCGCCGGCGGCTCCCTGGACGACTGGCTCCGCCTGGTCGACCGTGAGCTCGATCGGCCCGAGGGCCTGGCGGCGCACCCTCTTGCCGGTCGGAACATGGAGCGGATGCTGCTCGACGCCCTGCTGCTCAGCCAGCCCCACAACTACCACGAGCAGCTCCATGCGCCGGTGCGGGCGGCTCCGGCCCGCCCGATAGCCCAAGCCGTGCGCATTCTCCAGGATCGAGCCGACGAACCTTGGTCGATCTCGACCCTGGCGCTGGAGGTGCACCTGAGCGTGCGCGCGGTACAAGAAGGGTTCCAACGCCACGTCGGGACACCTCCGATGGCCTACCTCCGACAGGTTCGGCTGCGCAGGGTGCACGAGGAGCTCCGTCGCGCGGACCCCGGCAGCACGACCGTTGGGGCCGTCGCCATGCGCTGGGGCTTCCTGCACATGAGCCGCTTCGCTGCGGCCTACCGCGAGGCGTTCGGACAGGCGCCGTCCCAGACCCTTTCCCGGTAG
- a CDS encoding LLM class flavin-dependent oxidoreductase, with the protein MRFCLSVPPFTDPADVVSLAVRAEASGWDGVFLWDHLRWDDVVEVHDPWVLLGAIAQETSTIRLGTMVTPLSRRRPQVVAKHLVTLDHLSGGRATLGVGLGDPPDLDFSDFGDEPSYQLRAAITDEALTVLAGLLGDGRVSHHGAHLDVEASVRPLPVQRPRIPIWVAGRAPNRRPLARARAWDGYVPIASPFLSPDDLASYVGPHPHDDWDLVAQWTPGYSADEFAAAGATWLVRSVWPNEAGWLDELRDLAASEPRG; encoded by the coding sequence ATGCGCTTCTGCCTCAGTGTCCCGCCGTTCACCGACCCGGCCGACGTGGTCTCCCTCGCAGTCCGGGCCGAGGCCTCCGGGTGGGACGGCGTCTTCCTCTGGGACCACCTGCGCTGGGACGACGTGGTGGAGGTGCACGACCCGTGGGTGCTGCTGGGGGCGATCGCCCAGGAGACCTCGACGATCCGGCTCGGCACCATGGTCACCCCGCTGTCGAGGCGACGGCCGCAGGTGGTCGCCAAGCACCTGGTCACCCTCGACCACCTCAGCGGCGGTCGCGCGACGCTCGGCGTCGGCCTGGGCGACCCGCCGGATCTGGACTTCTCCGACTTCGGCGACGAGCCGTCGTACCAGCTGCGGGCGGCGATCACCGACGAGGCACTGACCGTGCTCGCCGGGCTCCTCGGTGACGGCCGGGTCTCCCACCACGGCGCCCACCTCGACGTGGAGGCGTCGGTCCGCCCGCTGCCGGTGCAGCGTCCGCGCATCCCGATCTGGGTCGCCGGCCGGGCACCCAACCGGCGCCCACTGGCCCGGGCGAGGGCCTGGGACGGCTACGTCCCGATCGCCAGCCCGTTCCTGAGTCCCGACGATCTCGCGTCGTACGTCGGCCCGCACCCGCACGACGACTGGGACCTGGTCGCCCAGTGGACCCCCGGCTACAGCGCGGACGAGTTCGCGGCCGCGGGCGCCACCTGGCTGGTGCGGTCGGTGTGGCCGAACGAAGCCGGCTGGCTCGACGAGCTACGCGACCTCGCGGCGAGCGAGCCGCGGGGCTGA
- a CDS encoding FtsB family cell division protein, producing the protein MAQPRPQSRPQPGPRPRRAPTGRPGSRPGLPRQRPRATARAAAPAAPASAPRKQSRFTGRAMVLLLVLSVLTISYASSLKAYFQQHSQIQELKAQIASSETSITALENEKARWQDPAYVKEQARARFGYLMPGQTSYVVIGANGKPLAAQATLSDPRTSTAGKTPTAWWTTEWTSVQLAGDPPSVKQKQQPLKYLGGNHR; encoded by the coding sequence ATGGCCCAGCCCCGACCCCAGTCCCGGCCCCAGCCGGGACCCCGGCCGCGCCGGGCGCCGACGGGCCGTCCGGGCTCCCGTCCGGGGCTGCCCCGTCAGCGACCTCGCGCCACGGCCCGGGCGGCAGCGCCCGCCGCACCCGCGTCGGCGCCGCGCAAGCAGTCCCGCTTCACCGGCCGCGCGATGGTGCTGCTGCTCGTGCTCTCGGTGCTGACCATCTCCTACGCGTCGTCGCTCAAGGCCTACTTCCAGCAGCACAGCCAGATCCAGGAGCTCAAGGCCCAGATCGCCTCGAGCGAGACCAGCATCACCGCGCTCGAGAACGAGAAGGCACGGTGGCAGGACCCGGCCTACGTCAAGGAGCAGGCGCGGGCCCGCTTCGGCTACCTGATGCCCGGCCAGACGTCGTACGTCGTGATCGGGGCGAACGGCAAGCCGCTGGCCGCCCAGGCGACGCTGAGCGACCCGCGGACCTCGACCGCCGGGAAGACGCCGACGGCCTGGTGGACCACGGAGTGGACGTCGGTGCAGCTGGCCGGCGACCCGCCGTCGGTGAAGCAGAAGCAGCAGCCGCTGAAGTACCTCGGCGGCAACCACCGGTGA
- a CDS encoding Bax inhibitor-1/YccA family membrane protein → MQSNNPVFRNSDEFNGKSTNAYGNQVTGGASYPGYGQSDPSTWGTGTPGSPTHTDAATGPMTVDSVVQKTGVTLVVLLVAAFATWVMTPTIANTMTQAQLNQLYGAMTIGGLGAFGLSMVNSFKRVISPALVLAFAALEGVALGAFSKFFEYQYGGGIVIQAVIGTFAAFAGTLAAYKFFDIKVSSKFRMGVIAAMFGMVGLMMLQLVVGLFGGDLGISGLTGIGFVFSLLGLVLGIFMLILDFDFVENGVRAGLPERESWRAAFALTVSLVWIYTNLLRILAVMRR, encoded by the coding sequence ATGCAGAGCAACAACCCCGTCTTCCGCAACTCCGACGAGTTCAACGGCAAGTCCACCAACGCCTACGGCAACCAGGTGACCGGCGGCGCGTCGTACCCCGGCTACGGGCAGTCCGACCCGTCCACCTGGGGTACCGGCACGCCCGGCTCGCCCACCCACACCGACGCCGCGACCGGCCCGATGACGGTCGACTCCGTCGTCCAGAAGACCGGTGTCACGCTGGTCGTGCTGCTCGTGGCGGCGTTCGCGACCTGGGTGATGACGCCCACCATCGCGAACACGATGACGCAGGCGCAGCTCAACCAGCTGTACGGCGCGATGACGATCGGTGGCCTGGGCGCGTTCGGCCTCTCGATGGTGAACTCCTTCAAGCGGGTGATCAGCCCGGCCCTGGTGCTGGCGTTCGCCGCCCTCGAGGGCGTGGCGCTCGGTGCGTTCAGCAAGTTCTTCGAGTACCAGTACGGCGGCGGCATCGTGATCCAGGCGGTGATCGGCACCTTCGCGGCCTTCGCCGGCACCCTGGCGGCCTACAAGTTCTTCGACATCAAGGTCAGCAGCAAGTTCCGGATGGGCGTGATCGCGGCCATGTTCGGCATGGTCGGGCTGATGATGCTCCAGCTCGTGGTCGGCCTGTTCGGCGGCGACCTCGGGATCAGCGGCCTGACCGGGATCGGCTTCGTCTTCTCCCTGCTCGGCCTCGTGCTCGGCATCTTCATGCTGATCCTCGACTTCGACTTCGTGGAGAACGGCGTGCGCGCCGGCCTGCCCGAGCGGGAGTCGTGGCGGGCAGCCTTCGCCCTGACCGTCAGCCTGGTCTGGATCTACACCAACCTGCTGCGGATCCTGGCGGTCATGCGCCGCTGA